The proteins below come from a single Acidovorax sp. NCPPB 4044 genomic window:
- a CDS encoding YnfA family protein, producing the protein MPELKTLALYVVTALAEIAGCYLPWLWLRQGHSAWLLVPGALSLALFAWLLTLHPAAAGRVYAAYGGVYVVVALGWLWAVDGVRPGAWDIAGGAVTLAGMGIIAFAPRGGA; encoded by the coding sequence ATGCCCGAACTCAAGACCCTCGCGCTCTACGTCGTCACGGCCCTGGCCGAGATCGCGGGCTGCTATCTGCCCTGGCTCTGGCTGCGCCAGGGCCACAGCGCCTGGCTGCTGGTGCCCGGCGCTTTGAGCCTGGCGCTCTTCGCCTGGCTGCTGACCCTGCACCCGGCGGCGGCCGGCCGTGTCTACGCGGCCTATGGCGGCGTGTATGTCGTGGTGGCGCTGGGCTGGCTCTGGGCCGTCGATGGCGTGCGCCCCGGTGCCTGGGACATCGCGGGCGGTGCCGTGACGCTCGCGGGCATGGGGATCATCGCCTTCGCGCCGCGCGGCGGCGCATGA
- a CDS encoding bifunctional diguanylate cyclase/phosphodiesterase has translation MPSPSVQRLLPWLRGPGIAVLLAGLVASASLWQWQRNAVAAIAQERFTREATTATLALESRIGSYVGLLTGLRGLFLANPRLGRADFENALRELRLGQQYAGVVNLAFTRYVVQSEKQAFEASVRADTSQHPEGFPKFAIRPEGNRPDYYVADYVWPRSGNEGVMGIDVGAMDATMESVRYSRDSGSAVASAPYDLAQATEHRAAFSLRLPVFIDTDGAGRRYIGSVAATIRFYDLIRALRDEGLLTGLALGAQDVGSVRGVHSAGARSLLPLPAARGTPSPSYEREIQVHDRRWKLRFVPESSFLSPAEQALPAVTAAAGGLATLLLALLASGRRWRLWLRQGPERRPGDVRFQALFDQAAVGVVQVDTRSGRFVRANGRFCEMLGYAPQELERLTVRDVTHDEDRAHSQAFIDRVAAGEGGGNEFRYEKRYRHKAGHTVWAELRLGPMRGEGVPPGHHIAVVQDITERKRMEDAHQGSEARLRQMLYRLPVGVCLVGLDGILRFRNERFDQICRHGEQATLSMHDWWRQVLPDAALREQAVADWDAACEAARAGDGTIPAREHAITCGDATVHPVDMAGVLLDGVCLITLVDLSQHKAAEREIHYLAYYDPLTQLPNRRLLVDQLQQALAASTRRGRCGAVLMLDLDNFKTLNETQGHERGDLLLRQVAQRLRSCVRTEDTVARHGGDEFVVVLEDLGQSPQGAAARAEEMGQKILAAMRQPFLLEGEARHTTLSMGVTVFQGVRETADELLQRADLAMYQAKAGGRNALRFYDPQMQASVAARAALESDLREGLGRGEFELFYQPQVDLGRIMGAEALLRWRHPVRGFVSPAEFIPLAEETGLILPLGEWVLRAACERLALWARQPALAPLGLSVNVSARQFHQGGFVGQVLAALAGSGAEGHRLKLEMTESLLLQDLEDTIAKMQQLRAYGVGFSLDDFGTGYSSLAYLKRLPLDELKIDQSFVRDVLTDPNDASIARTIVALGTSLGLRVIAEGVETEAQRVFLERNRCNAWQGYLLSRPIDADAFEQLVIARASGGGLGAGVPMGPD, from the coding sequence ATGCCGTCTCCCTCTGTCCAGCGCTTGCTTCCGTGGTTGCGGGGGCCCGGCATCGCCGTGCTGCTCGCCGGGCTCGTCGCCAGCGCGAGCCTCTGGCAGTGGCAGAGAAACGCCGTGGCCGCCATTGCGCAGGAGCGATTCACGCGGGAGGCGACGACCGCTACGCTGGCGCTGGAATCGCGCATCGGCAGCTATGTCGGCCTGCTCACCGGGCTGCGCGGCCTGTTCCTCGCCAATCCCCGGCTGGGCCGGGCCGACTTCGAGAACGCCCTGCGCGAGCTGCGGCTCGGCCAGCAGTACGCCGGGGTGGTCAACCTGGCGTTCACGCGCTATGTGGTCCAGTCCGAGAAGCAGGCCTTCGAGGCGAGCGTGCGCGCAGATACCTCGCAGCATCCCGAAGGGTTTCCGAAGTTCGCGATCCGCCCCGAAGGCAACCGCCCCGACTACTACGTGGCCGACTATGTCTGGCCGCGCTCCGGCAACGAAGGCGTGATGGGCATCGACGTGGGGGCCATGGACGCCACCATGGAGTCCGTCCGTTACAGCCGGGACAGCGGGAGCGCCGTCGCTTCCGCGCCCTACGATCTGGCGCAGGCCACCGAGCACCGCGCCGCGTTCAGCCTGCGCCTGCCCGTGTTCATCGACACCGACGGGGCAGGGCGGCGCTACATCGGCTCGGTCGCCGCCACGATCCGCTTCTACGACCTGATCCGCGCGTTGCGCGATGAAGGCCTTCTGACGGGGCTGGCCCTGGGCGCGCAGGATGTCGGCTCGGTGCGCGGCGTGCATTCCGCCGGGGCTCGGTCCCTGCTGCCCCTCCCCGCGGCGCGCGGCACGCCCTCGCCTTCGTATGAGCGCGAGATCCAGGTGCACGACCGCCGCTGGAAGCTGCGCTTCGTGCCGGAGAGCAGCTTCCTGTCCCCGGCCGAGCAGGCGCTGCCGGCCGTGACCGCTGCCGCGGGCGGTCTGGCCACGCTGCTGCTGGCGCTGCTCGCGTCCGGCCGGCGCTGGCGGCTGTGGCTCCGGCAGGGCCCGGAGCGCCGCCCCGGCGACGTGCGCTTCCAGGCGCTGTTCGACCAGGCGGCCGTGGGCGTCGTCCAGGTGGACACCCGCTCCGGGCGCTTCGTGCGCGCCAATGGCCGCTTCTGCGAGATGCTGGGCTATGCGCCCCAGGAATTGGAGCGCCTGACGGTGCGGGACGTCACGCACGATGAAGACCGGGCCCACAGCCAGGCCTTCATCGACCGGGTGGCCGCGGGCGAGGGCGGTGGCAACGAATTCCGCTATGAAAAGCGCTATCGCCACAAGGCCGGGCACACGGTGTGGGCCGAACTGCGCCTGGGCCCCATGCGCGGCGAGGGCGTGCCCCCCGGCCACCACATCGCGGTGGTGCAGGACATCACCGAGCGCAAGCGGATGGAAGACGCGCACCAGGGCAGCGAAGCCCGGCTGCGCCAGATGCTGTACCGGTTGCCCGTGGGGGTGTGCCTGGTCGGTCTCGACGGCATCCTGCGTTTTCGCAATGAGCGCTTCGACCAGATCTGCCGCCATGGCGAGCAGGCCACCCTGTCGATGCACGATTGGTGGCGCCAGGTGCTGCCGGATGCGGCCCTGCGCGAGCAGGCGGTGGCCGACTGGGATGCCGCCTGCGAGGCGGCCCGCGCCGGGGACGGCACCATTCCCGCCCGCGAGCACGCGATCACCTGCGGAGACGCCACCGTGCACCCGGTGGACATGGCCGGCGTGCTGCTCGACGGCGTGTGCCTGATCACCCTGGTGGACCTGAGCCAGCACAAGGCGGCCGAGCGCGAGATCCATTACCTGGCCTACTACGACCCGCTCACCCAGCTGCCCAACCGGCGCCTGCTGGTGGACCAGCTGCAGCAGGCCCTGGCCGCCAGCACCCGGCGCGGCCGCTGCGGTGCCGTGCTGATGCTGGACCTGGACAACTTCAAGACGCTCAACGAAACCCAGGGCCACGAGCGGGGCGACCTGCTGCTGCGGCAGGTGGCCCAGCGCCTGCGCAGTTGCGTGCGCACCGAAGACACGGTGGCCCGCCATGGCGGTGATGAATTCGTTGTGGTGTTGGAAGACCTGGGCCAGAGCCCACAGGGCGCGGCGGCCCGCGCGGAAGAAATGGGCCAGAAGATCCTGGCGGCGATGCGCCAGCCCTTCCTGCTGGAGGGCGAGGCCCGCCACACCACGCTCAGCATGGGCGTGACCGTGTTCCAGGGCGTGCGCGAGACGGCAGACGAGTTGCTGCAGCGCGCCGACCTCGCCATGTACCAGGCCAAGGCCGGCGGACGCAACGCGCTGCGGTTCTACGACCCGCAGATGCAGGCCTCGGTCGCGGCACGCGCCGCGCTCGAATCGGACCTGCGCGAAGGGCTGGGCCGCGGCGAGTTCGAACTCTTCTACCAGCCGCAGGTGGACCTGGGGCGCATCATGGGCGCCGAGGCCCTGCTGCGCTGGCGCCACCCGGTGCGCGGCTTCGTCTCGCCGGCCGAATTCATCCCGCTCGCGGAAGAAACCGGCCTCATCCTGCCGCTGGGCGAATGGGTGTTGCGCGCCGCGTGCGAGCGCCTCGCGCTGTGGGCGCGGCAGCCGGCGCTGGCGCCGCTGGGTCTGTCGGTCAACGTCAGCGCGCGGCAGTTCCACCAGGGCGGCTTCGTGGGCCAGGTGCTGGCGGCGCTGGCCGGCTCCGGCGCCGAGGGGCACCGCCTGAAGCTGGAAATGACCGAGAGCCTGCTGCTCCAGGACCTGGAGGACACCATCGCCAAGATGCAGCAGCTGCGTGCCTACGGCGTGGGTTTCTCGCTGGACGACTTCGGCACCGGCTACTCGTCGCTGGCCTACCTCAAGCGGCTGCCGCTGGACGAACTCAAGATCGACCAGAGCTTCGTGCGCGACGTGCTCACCGACCCGAACGACGCCTCCATCGCCCGCACCATCGTGGCCCTGGGCACCAGCCTGGGCCTGCGCGTGATCGCCGAAGGCGTGGAGACCGAGGCGCAGCGCGTCTTCCTGGAGCGCAACCGCTGCAACGCCTGGCAGGGCTACCTGCTGAGCCGGCCCATCGATGCGGATGCGTTCGAGCAGCTGGTGATCGCGCGGGCTTCCGGGGGGGGCCTGGGGGCCGGCGTCCCCATGGGCCCGGATTGA